Proteins encoded by one window of Bactrocera oleae isolate idBacOlea1 chromosome 4, idBacOlea1, whole genome shotgun sequence:
- the Pex13 gene encoding peroxisomal membrane protein PEX13, with the protein MENIMVDNGLATNNFRSPILMESNLMPPASIATGGGVRTVGNSSDTQLSTPFAGNVRALPPPLPQAPYNTNTGYSTNNTFGAYGGYTGYNNFGNSFGSYGGYGNSYGSYGSFGGYGNGFGGAYNRFGMGGNNPMDPEMRFVQMAEASARPAFQSIESLVSAFGNIAAMLDSTFFALTSSFRAILGVASNFGRLRGVFAQFWQTFAIFRGLTWIYKKIIYWLRLSNIDPSSETFKQAFAEAVNDSSQQSGAPKLPHKGQSPWPVLAFISFIFTAPYLIMKLLGTVTNTAQEEARNPTKWINPIETVAMYDFQARNPTELSMHSNQPLLIAPREIQNTLGMLNTGWAIACTVNQQNVGILPINYVKSPQQLREEQQQPKCLNQQQPMSQLTEPNINKQPQPALMDLSASSFPAPPTIQQNDGTDALLDFDIAPQPLGKTNTVSILAPSGSDEI; encoded by the exons ATGGAAAACATCATGGTGGATAACGGCCTAGCTACAAATAATTTCAGAAGTCCTATATTGATGGAATCAAATTTAATGCCACCAGCAAGTATCGCAACCGGCGGAGGAGTACGAACTGTGGGAAATAGCAGTGACACACAACTAAGCACACCTTTCGCTGGCAATGTACGTGCGTTACCTCCACCACTACCACAAGCTCCATATAATACCAACACCGGATATAGTACCAACAACACTTTCGGTGCGTACGGTGGTTATACAGGTTACAATAATTTTGGCAACAGTTTTGGCTCATACGGTGGATATGGTAACAGTTATGGCAGTTACGGCTCGTTTGGAGGCTATGGGAATGGTTTTGGTGGGGCTTACAATCGCTTTGGCATGGGCGGCAATAATCCTATGGATCCTGAAATGCGTTTCGTACAAATGGCGGAAGCGAGCGCAAGACCTGCGTTTCAAAGTATTGAATCGCTTGTATCGGCTTTTGGAAATATAGCTGCAATGCTTGATTCTACATTTTTTGCACTGACTAGTTCGTTTCGTGCTATATTGGGTGTAGCATCGAATTTTGGACGATTAAGAGGTGTATTTGCACAGTTTTGGCAAACATTCGCGATATTTCGTGGACTAACATggatatataaaaa aaTAATATACTGGCTTCGTTTATCAAATATTGATCCGTCAAGCGAGACGTTCAAACAAGCTTTCGCTGAAGCCGTCAATGATTCTTCACAACAATCGGGCGCACCTAAGTTACCCCACAAAGGTCAATCTCCATGGCCGGTATTGGcttttataagttttatatttacAGCACCATACCTTATAATGAAACTCTTGGGTACAGTAACAAATACAGCGCAGGAGGAAG CGCGTAATCCAACAAAGTGGATTAATCCCATCGAAACTGTTGCAATGTATGATTTTCAAGCTAGAAATCCTACTGAATTGAGTATGCATAGCAACCAACCTTTGCTCATTGCGCCGAGAGAAATACAAAATACGCTTGGAATGTTGAACACCGGCTGGGCTATAGCCTGCACTGTAAACCAACAGAATGTTGGCATTTTACcgataaattatgtaaaaagtCCGCAACAATTGCGTGAAGAGCAACAACAGCCAAAATGTCTAAATCAACAGCAACCGATGTCACAGTTGACCGAACCGAACATAAACAAGCAACCGCAGCCAGCGTTAATGGACTTATCAGCCTCGTCTTTTCCTGCGCCGCCCACCATTCAACAAAATGACGGTACTGACGCTCTGCTTGATTTCGACATTGCACCACAACCACTTGGCAAAACCAATACTGTCTCGATATTAGCTCCCAGTGGCAGCGATGAAATATAA
- the LOC106617879 gene encoding COP9 signalosome complex subunit 9, with translation MKPTPAADEMFSTDMEESGSSSGLLIDLPTNEKQVHADFYNDFEDLFDDDDDVPVNTSG, from the exons ATGAAGCCAACACCGGCTGCCGATGAAATGTTCAGCACGGATATGGAAGAG TCGGGTAGCTCCTCAGGTCTACTCATCGATTTGCCAACTAATGAGAAGCAGGTGCATGCCGACTTCTACAATGATTTCGAGGATTtatttgatgatgatgatgatgtgcCAGTGAACACTAGTGGTTAA
- the LOC106617875 gene encoding UPF0587 protein GA18326: MVRIGLQISATLENIDSLETNHPDYPFFVKIKCSNCGEPSDKWHDITESERMQASADARNPEGFNFYMKCKMCGRENSIDIVEKTNVPYTHDDAGKFKTIVIFDCRGVEPIDFSPRNGWIVRSAENGQTFEDVDLSEDDWVEYDQKNKESIGVYEFASQFVKLKK, encoded by the exons atggttCGCATTGGTTTACAAATTTCAGCTACTTTAGAGAATATCGATAGTCTGGAAACAAATCATCCGGATTAtccgttttttgtgaaaataaaatgctCTAATTGTGGTGAACCGTCAGACAAATGGCACGATATAACGGAATCGGAGCGTATGCAAGCAAGCGCTGACGCACGAAATCCTGAAGGTTTCAACTTTTACATGAAATGTAAAATGTGTGGTCGGGAGAACAGCATTGATATAGTGGAGAAAACGAATG TGCCTTACACCCATGACGATGCGGGCAAGTTCAAAACAATTGTCATCTTCGATTGCCGTGGAGTGGAGCCAATAGACTTTTCACCGCGTAATGGTTGGATAGTGCGCTCTGCAGAAAATGGTCAAACGTTCGAAGATGTAGATCTATCCGAAGATGATTGGGTTGAATATGATCAGAAGAATAAAGAATCTATTGGTGTATATGAATTCGCGTCACAATTCGTGAAATTGaagaaataa
- the Fsn gene encoding F-box/SPRY domain-containing protein 1, whose product MVDPFLATNYNVLEVIFSYLDLRDLRNCALVCWNWYHFLNDESSEVWRMHCLRKLPQEALKSDLLSSVTTYKKRLRAYYHAWNPNDCSRNVYIKPNGFTLHRNPVAQSTDAARGKIGFRQGRHSWEVIWEGPLGTVAVIGISTKEAALQCHGYVALLGSDDQSWGWNLVENMLLHNGDAQGNYPLLNNPPKYQVGERIRVILDCDDNTLSFEKNSEFLGVAFKGLPDKKLYPTVSAVYGNTEVSMVYLGPPLDG is encoded by the exons ATGGTTGATCCATTTCTTGCGACGAATTACAATGTTTTAGAGGTAATCTTCTCTTATTTGGATTTACGTGATTTGAGAAATTGCGCATTGGTTTGCTGGAATTGGTACCATTTTCTGAATGATGAAAGCTCAGAAGTATGGCGAATGCATTGTTTGAGAAAGTTACCACAAGAAGCTCTAAAATCAGATTTATTGTCTTCAGTTActacatataaaaaaagattACGCGCTTATTATCATGCCTGGAACCCAAATGATTGTTCACGTaatgtttatataaagccaaatgGTTTTACCTTGCATCG CAATCCTGTTGCACAAAGCACAGACGCAGCACGTGGAAAAATTGGTTTCCGGCAAGGACGTCACTCATGGGAGGTCATATGGGAGGGGCCACTTGGCACGGTTGCCGTAATTGGTATATCCACAAAAGAAGCAGCTTTACAATGTCACGGTTATGTGGCCTTATTAGGTTCAGACGATCAGAGTTGGGGATGGAATTTGGTGGAAAATATGTTGCTGCACAATGGTGATGCGCAAGGAAATTACCCCTTGTTAAATAATCCACCAAAGTATCAG GTCGGCGAACGGATACGCGTCATACTCGATTGTGACGATAATACGTTATCTTTCGAAAAGAACAGTGAATTTTTAGGTGTAGCGTTTAAGG GTTTGCCAGATAAGAAGCTGTATCCAACGGTGTCCGCGGTATATGGTAATACGGAAGTCTCAATGGTGTATTTAGGACCGCCGTTAGatggttga